A genomic region of Micromonospora sp. NBC_01796 contains the following coding sequences:
- a CDS encoding SDR family NAD(P)-dependent oxidoreductase, with translation MTQRTVRSHAVLLSASGHAQLRRSADRLREHLAVAGRRPDLADVAYTSQVGRMPLPHRLAVRCEDVDGLVDGLTAFLREETRDGVLYGVAVPSNASSVPEPPTDADAAVVWVAGGRVDWQRYWPQPRPRVPLPGYPFGSEPSVPQPVEVAGSASLEGYLTELYATVSGLPADAVDLRVPLVDQGLSSYLITLLNARIADDLGERSRTLFFEHPSLAAVAAALAAAGRTAPGEAAGPTTAPPPATRTAASEAATHDAPTHDAPTREAATSEAAAPIRSAQGSVGEQEIAVIGLAGRYPGSPDLEAFWDNLVNGRDCVTPHPAQRARPGWPTHLMEGGYLDQVDCFDPLLFGITPRDAALMDPQERLFLEVTWAALEDAGYTRARLRERHHSSVAVYAGAMWNEYPLFGAEQTLLGSPQDSGATLGGIANRVSYFFDLHGPSLTVDTMCSSALVALDLAVRSLRYGEAELAITGGVSLSLHPNKFIQQQRMKLTASDRRSRSFGAGGDGFVPAEGVGALVLKPLHRALADGDPVHAVIRGTAVVHAGRTNGYIVPSPVAQADVVRRALRDARTRPDEIGYVEAHGAGTALGDPVEIEGLSRAYREAAGAELPPGGIPIGSVKSTIGHTEAAAGMAGLTKVILQLRHGTLAPSLHADDLNPNIAWDTVPFRVQRQRAEWSGSRVAGISSFGAGGTIAHAVVAAPPARARDTAPAGPQLVVLSAYDENRLDEVVRRLVAHLRRDREPTSGQLIDALRRIAAGTLAEPAADHAAALLAGGGPALADIAHTLQVGREPLRQRLAVVAEDVDTLCERLTRYRADPAVLLGRAPAAPDPAAVLPAGATLTDLGRHWVTGGSVDWTALHGPGRVIVDLPAYPFARVRCWLPETAPAVAGPPETPLYTRIWQPDPGPDPAGHPVSGAMLCVGGSPDLVARLGGVAVLDPADLAAVLARNPDVGGLVGLPGGIGWETRVRVLQRLLAERPRTPLRVLEVAAGDVRTAGFVKALGAEYTRVTATVLYTDRLSADHDALAAQVRAEWGRPDPYGEVRYVDGRRHRPRLEPVAAPHVPLRCDPAGAYLVTGGTRGIGALVARHLTDHGARAIALVGVREAAGTVDDLRARGVRVLLHTGGFDNIDGFLERVRAELGPLRGVVHCAGVESQGSPAFVHKDLADVRAVMAPKLDGFESLARLLAADRLDFFLTFSSVCATVTALAAGVTDYAAANIAVDELVRAELAAGRTGFRSVDWPQWAQTGSTSGRPNPCAPAGIAPLDDAAGLRVLDRVLALPTGAVVLPCPPLGAAPDPDALLRLRPAEPAPEAATERLPEADAPAPVPPAPVPPAPVPPAPVPPAPVPPAPVPPVAVPPTPVTAVPGWLVTVFSNALGIPERDLDPTIEFGDLGVDSVLLGELLVRIEERLGSHLDPATLLLHPTLERLTAHLGIQAQQSVVPQSVVPQSVVPSPVAPQPVVPSAVVASAVPRTAPASVRTAESPRAGVDGRIAVIGMACRFPGATDVTGLWDNLLHGRCAVAEVPRERWDHRRWWSPEPALGRSISKWGGFVEDIEWFDPEFFGMGDDEARCLDPAIRMFLEGTAECFAEAGYEPAELRGRRVAVVAGARLSDYGRRVPVRADVLRSDQNFIAARVAHQFDLRGPNLVIDSACSSSLLAVQAACRSLLAGESELAVAGGVEVLLDQEAYLDLSAARALSPTGRCWTFDERADGFVPGEGCGVVLLKPLAAALADGDRIHAVIDGVAVNNDGHTMGVTTPSPAAQADVVRQALAAAGRSPGDITMLEAHGTGTLIGDPIELRALNEVFGDQPAGRIEIGSVKSNLGHLLSAAGMAGMLKAALALEHGMIPPTLFCETPNPRFDFGSSPLHPTTEAVAWPAGRERVAGVSSFGLGGTNAHLVMSAAPPVAARRAPLPRPVFRRRRLWLDGEAGAPPPAPTSEPLTSSLLHLQLATRD, from the coding sequence GTGACGCAACGAACCGTTCGATCCCATGCCGTTCTCCTCTCGGCGTCCGGCCACGCACAGCTGCGCCGATCCGCCGACCGGCTGCGCGAGCACCTCGCCGTCGCCGGCCGGCGGCCCGACCTCGCGGACGTGGCGTACACCTCGCAGGTCGGCCGGATGCCGTTGCCGCACCGGCTCGCCGTGCGGTGCGAGGACGTCGACGGGCTCGTCGACGGGCTCACCGCGTTCCTGCGGGAGGAGACCCGCGACGGTGTCCTGTACGGCGTCGCCGTACCGTCGAACGCGTCGTCCGTTCCCGAGCCGCCGACCGACGCGGACGCCGCCGTGGTGTGGGTCGCCGGTGGACGGGTCGACTGGCAGCGGTACTGGCCGCAGCCGCGCCCGCGGGTGCCGCTGCCGGGCTATCCGTTCGGATCCGAACCTTCCGTGCCGCAGCCGGTGGAGGTGGCCGGGTCCGCGTCGCTGGAGGGCTATCTCACCGAGCTGTACGCCACCGTCTCGGGACTGCCGGCCGACGCGGTGGACCTTCGGGTGCCGCTCGTCGACCAGGGCCTCTCGTCGTACCTCATCACGCTGCTGAATGCCCGGATCGCGGACGATCTCGGTGAGCGGTCCCGGACCCTGTTCTTCGAGCACCCGTCGCTCGCCGCCGTCGCCGCCGCGCTGGCCGCAGCGGGCCGTACCGCGCCGGGTGAGGCCGCAGGGCCGACCACCGCCCCGCCCCCGGCCACCCGCACCGCCGCCTCCGAGGCCGCCACCCACGACGCCCCCACCCACGACGCCCCCACCCGCGAGGCCGCCACCTCCGAGGCCGCTGCCCCGATCCGGTCGGCGCAGGGGAGTGTCGGCGAGCAGGAGATCGCCGTCATCGGCCTCGCCGGAAGATACCCCGGCTCCCCCGACCTGGAAGCGTTCTGGGACAACCTCGTCAACGGTCGCGACTGCGTCACCCCGCATCCCGCGCAGCGGGCCCGCCCGGGGTGGCCGACCCACCTGATGGAGGGCGGGTACCTCGACCAGGTCGACTGCTTCGATCCGCTGTTGTTCGGCATCACCCCCCGCGACGCCGCCCTGATGGACCCGCAGGAGCGGTTGTTCCTCGAGGTGACCTGGGCGGCGCTGGAGGACGCCGGGTACACCCGCGCCCGGCTGCGGGAGCGGCACCACTCGTCGGTCGCCGTGTACGCCGGTGCGATGTGGAACGAGTACCCGTTGTTCGGGGCCGAGCAGACGCTCCTGGGCTCCCCGCAGGACTCCGGCGCGACACTCGGCGGCATCGCCAACCGCGTGTCGTACTTCTTCGACCTGCACGGCCCCAGCCTGACCGTCGACACCATGTGCTCCTCGGCGCTCGTCGCGCTCGACCTGGCCGTACGGAGCCTGCGGTACGGCGAGGCCGAGCTGGCGATCACCGGCGGGGTGAGCCTGTCCCTGCACCCGAACAAGTTCATCCAGCAGCAGCGGATGAAACTCACCGCGAGCGACCGGCGCAGCCGCAGCTTCGGCGCGGGCGGCGACGGTTTCGTGCCGGCCGAGGGGGTTGGTGCGCTGGTGCTCAAGCCCCTGCACCGCGCGCTCGCCGACGGCGACCCGGTGCACGCGGTGATCCGGGGAACCGCGGTCGTACACGCCGGCCGGACCAACGGGTACATCGTGCCGAGCCCGGTCGCGCAGGCCGACGTGGTACGCCGGGCGCTACGCGACGCCCGGACCCGGCCCGACGAGATCGGCTACGTCGAGGCACACGGGGCGGGCACCGCTCTCGGCGACCCGGTCGAGATCGAGGGGTTGAGCCGCGCGTACCGGGAAGCGGCCGGCGCCGAACTGCCGCCCGGCGGCATCCCGATCGGGTCGGTGAAGTCGACCATCGGGCACACCGAGGCCGCGGCCGGGATGGCCGGCCTCACCAAGGTGATCCTCCAACTCCGTCACGGCACCCTGGCGCCGTCGCTGCACGCCGACGACCTCAACCCGAACATCGCCTGGGACACCGTGCCGTTCCGGGTCCAGCGGCAACGCGCCGAGTGGAGCGGATCCCGGGTCGCGGGCATCAGCTCGTTCGGCGCCGGTGGGACCATCGCGCACGCGGTCGTCGCCGCACCGCCGGCCCGCGCCCGGGACACGGCACCGGCGGGCCCACAGCTCGTCGTCCTGTCGGCCTACGACGAGAACCGCCTCGACGAGGTCGTCCGGCGGCTCGTCGCACACCTGCGCCGGGACCGGGAGCCGACCTCCGGACAGCTCATCGACGCACTGCGCCGGATCGCGGCGGGCACGCTCGCCGAGCCGGCCGCCGACCACGCCGCCGCCCTGCTCGCAGGCGGCGGACCGGCACTCGCCGACATCGCCCACACCCTGCAGGTCGGCCGGGAACCGTTGCGGCAGCGGCTCGCGGTGGTTGCCGAGGACGTCGACACGCTGTGCGAACGGCTCACCCGGTACCGTGCCGATCCCGCCGTGCTGCTCGGCCGGGCGCCCGCCGCCCCGGACCCGGCCGCGGTCCTGCCCGCCGGAGCCACGCTCACCGACCTCGGCCGCCACTGGGTCACGGGCGGGTCCGTCGACTGGACGGCGCTCCACGGGCCGGGCCGGGTCATCGTCGATCTGCCCGCGTACCCGTTCGCCCGCGTCCGCTGCTGGCTGCCGGAGACCGCGCCGGCCGTCGCGGGTCCGCCCGAGACGCCGCTGTACACCAGGATCTGGCAGCCCGACCCGGGGCCCGACCCGGCCGGGCACCCGGTGTCGGGCGCGATGCTGTGCGTCGGCGGGAGCCCGGACCTCGTCGCACGGCTCGGCGGTGTCGCCGTGCTCGACCCGGCGGACCTGGCCGCGGTGCTGGCGCGCAACCCCGACGTGGGCGGCCTTGTCGGACTCCCCGGCGGCATCGGCTGGGAAACCAGGGTACGGGTGCTGCAACGGCTGCTCGCCGAACGTCCCCGTACGCCGTTGCGCGTGCTGGAGGTGGCGGCCGGGGACGTGCGGACGGCCGGGTTCGTCAAGGCCCTCGGCGCCGAGTACACCCGAGTCACCGCCACCGTCCTGTACACCGACCGACTGTCCGCCGACCATGACGCGCTCGCGGCGCAGGTCCGGGCCGAATGGGGGCGCCCCGATCCGTACGGCGAGGTTCGCTACGTCGACGGCCGGCGGCACCGGCCGCGGCTGGAGCCCGTGGCGGCCCCCCATGTCCCGCTGCGGTGCGACCCGGCCGGCGCCTACCTGGTGACCGGCGGCACGCGTGGCATCGGTGCCCTCGTCGCCCGACACCTCACCGACCACGGCGCCCGCGCGATCGCGCTGGTCGGCGTCCGGGAGGCCGCCGGAACCGTCGACGACCTGCGTGCCCGGGGCGTACGGGTGCTGCTGCACACCGGCGGATTCGACAACATCGACGGGTTCCTCGAACGGGTCCGCGCCGAACTCGGCCCCCTGCGCGGAGTGGTCCACTGCGCGGGCGTGGAGAGTCAGGGCAGCCCGGCGTTCGTGCACAAGGACCTCGCGGACGTACGTGCGGTCATGGCGCCGAAGCTCGACGGGTTCGAGTCCCTGGCCCGGCTGCTCGCCGCCGACCGTCTCGACTTCTTCCTGACCTTCTCCTCGGTGTGCGCCACGGTCACCGCGCTGGCCGCCGGGGTCACCGACTACGCCGCCGCGAACATCGCCGTGGACGAGCTCGTCCGCGCCGAACTGGCCGCGGGTCGTACCGGGTTCCGCTCGGTGGACTGGCCGCAGTGGGCGCAGACCGGGTCGACCAGTGGCCGCCCGAACCCGTGTGCCCCGGCCGGCATCGCGCCGCTCGACGACGCCGCCGGCCTGCGCGTTCTTGACCGGGTGCTCGCCCTGCCGACCGGTGCGGTGGTCCTGCCCTGCCCACCGTTGGGCGCCGCCCCCGACCCGGACGCCCTCCTGCGCCTTCGCCCGGCCGAGCCCGCCCCCGAAGCGGCCACCGAACGTCTTCCCGAGGCGGACGCGCCCGCGCCCGTGCCACCGGCCCCCGTGCCACCGGCCCCCGTGCCACCGGCCCCCGTGCCACCGGCCCCCGTGCCACCGGCCCCCGTGCCGCCCGTTGCCGTGCCACCCACGCCCGTGACGGCTGTGCCGGGGTGGCTGGTGACGGTCTTCTCGAACGCGCTCGGCATCCCCGAGCGGGACCTCGACCCGACGATCGAGTTCGGCGACCTCGGCGTCGACTCGGTGCTCCTCGGTGAGCTGCTCGTACGCATCGAGGAGAGGCTGGGTAGCCACCTCGATCCCGCGACTTTGCTGCTGCACCCGACCCTCGAGCGGCTCACCGCCCATCTCGGGATCCAGGCCCAGCAGTCCGTGGTCCCGCAGTCCGTGGTCCCGCAGTCCGTGGTCCCGTCGCCTGTGGCGCCGCAGCCTGTGGTGCCGTCAGCCGTGGTGGCGTCGGCTGTGCCGCGGACCGCACCGGCCTCGGTGCGGACGGCCGAGTCGCCGCGGGCCGGTGTGGACGGGCGGATCGCGGTGATCGGGATGGCCTGCCGGTTCCCCGGCGCCACCGACGTCACAGGCCTGTGGGACAACCTGCTGCACGGGCGCTGCGCCGTCGCCGAGGTGCCGCGCGAGCGGTGGGACCATCGCCGCTGGTGGTCGCCGGAGCCGGCGCTCGGTCGCTCGATCAGCAAGTGGGGCGGGTTCGTCGAGGACATCGAGTGGTTCGACCCCGAGTTCTTCGGCATGGGCGACGACGAGGCCCGCTGCCTCGACCCGGCGATCCGGATGTTCCTGGAGGGCACCGCCGAGTGTTTCGCGGAGGCGGGCTACGAACCGGCCGAGCTGCGGGGCCGACGGGTCGCCGTGGTCGCCGGCGCCCGACTGTCCGACTACGGCCGGCGGGTACCGGTCCGTGCCGACGTACTGCGGTCCGACCAGAACTTCATCGCCGCCCGCGTCGCGCACCAGTTCGACCTGCGCGGCCCCAACCTGGTCATCGACAGCGCCTGCTCGTCGTCGCTCCTCGCGGTGCAGGCGGCCTGCCGCAGCCTGCTGGCGGGGGAGTCCGAACTCGCCGTCGCCGGCGGGGTCGAGGTGCTGCTCGACCAGGAAGCCTATCTCGACCTGAGTGCCGCGCGGGCGCTCTCCCCGACCGGCCGGTGCTGGACGTTCGACGAGCGTGCCGACGGGTTCGTGCCCGGTGAGGGCTGCGGCGTGGTCCTGCTCAAACCGCTCGCGGCCGCGCTCGCCGACGGCGATCGGATCCACGCCGTCATCGACGGTGTCGCGGTCAACAACGACGGCCACACGATGGGTGTCACCACCCCGAGCCCCGCCGCGCAGGCCGACGTCGTCCGCCAGGCGCTCGCCGCCGCCGGTCGGTCACCGGGCGACATCACGATGCTGGAGGCCCACGGCACCGGCACGCTCATCGGCGACCCGATCGAACTGCGCGCGCTCAACGAGGTCTTCGGTGACCAGCCGGCCGGACGGATCGAGATCGGCAGCGTGAAGTCGAACCTCGGCCACCTCCTCAGCGCCGCCGGGATGGCCGGGATGTTGAAGGCGGCGCTCGCCCTGGAGCACGGCATGATCCCGCCGACGCTGTTCTGCGAGACCCCCAACCCCCGGTTCGACTTCGGCAGCTCGCCGCTGCACCCGACAACCGAAGCGGTCGCCTGGCCCGCAGGGCGGGAACGCGTCGCCGGGGTCAGCTCCTTCGGGCTCGGTGGCACCAACGCCCACCTCGTCATGAGCGCAGCCCCGCCCGTTGCGGCCCGCCGCGCGCCGCTGCCCCGCCCGGTGTTCCGCCGCCGGCGGCTGTGGCTTGACGGTGAGGCCGGCGCCCCGCCGCCGGCGCCCACCAGCGAGCCGCTCACCTCCTCCCTGCTGCACCTGCAGCTCGCGACCCGTGACTGA